In the Streptomyces sp. f51 genome, one interval contains:
- a CDS encoding SRPBCC family protein → MDWTHYRFRAVWELPAPPADVYAALERAETYPSWWPQVREVTPVDERTAVIRIRSVLPYDISITAHEARRDPGAGVLEMRMSGDLDGWARWTLTAAGPGTRARYDQEVHVTTPLLRRLAVPGRPFFRANHALMMRAGRRGLRARLQAV, encoded by the coding sequence ATGGACTGGACCCATTACCGCTTCCGTGCCGTGTGGGAGCTGCCCGCGCCGCCGGCGGACGTCTACGCGGCCCTGGAGCGGGCGGAGACCTATCCGAGCTGGTGGCCCCAGGTGCGCGAGGTGACCCCCGTCGACGAACGCACCGCCGTCATCCGGATCCGTTCCGTCCTGCCGTACGACATCTCCATCACCGCCCACGAGGCGCGCCGTGACCCCGGGGCCGGTGTCCTGGAGATGCGGATGTCAGGCGATCTCGACGGCTGGGCACGCTGGACCCTCACCGCGGCCGGCCCCGGAACCCGCGCCCGCTACGACCAGGAAGTGCACGTCACCACGCCCCTGCTGCGGCGGCTGGCGGTGCCGGGGCGCCCCTTCTTCCGCGCCAACCACGCCCTGATGATGCGCGCGGGACGGCGCGGACTGAGGGCCAGGCTCCAAGCGGTTTGA